In Spirosoma aureum, a single genomic region encodes these proteins:
- a CDS encoding pentapeptide repeat-containing protein, translating into MEYYNQVFDQQNKAPAQWIGQEFEQCLFRKLDLAQLEFTGSNFVNCRFEDCNLTRIALRNTKLYDVRFVNCKLAHVDFGQCNAFGFHVDFQECRLDYTAFINRKLKKAHFIECSLKEAHFLKCELVGTLFKHCDLELARFEENNLAQVDFSTSYNLELNPDDNKLKKARFSLDNLPGLLTKYDIVINQ; encoded by the coding sequence ATGGAATATTATAATCAGGTCTTTGATCAACAGAATAAAGCCCCCGCGCAATGGATCGGCCAGGAATTTGAACAATGCCTATTCCGTAAACTCGATTTAGCCCAACTGGAGTTTACGGGGTCGAACTTTGTCAATTGCCGTTTCGAAGACTGTAATCTAACCAGAATAGCGCTACGGAATACGAAGCTCTATGATGTTCGTTTTGTCAACTGCAAACTAGCTCATGTCGATTTTGGTCAGTGCAATGCGTTTGGATTTCACGTCGATTTTCAGGAATGCCGACTTGATTATACCGCTTTCATTAACCGTAAGTTGAAGAAAGCTCATTTTATAGAGTGTTCTCTGAAAGAAGCGCATTTCCTGAAATGCGAGCTGGTCGGAACCCTATTTAAACATTGTGACCTGGAACTGGCCCGATTCGAAGAAAACAACCTGGCTCAGGTAGATTTCTCGACTTCGTACAATCTGGAGTTGAATCCAGATGATAATAAATTGAAAAAAGCCCGGTTCTCGCTGGATAATTTGCCCGGCCTTTTGACGAAATACGATATTGTAATTAATCAATGA
- a CDS encoding DNA polymerase/3'-5' exonuclease PolX produces the protein MTNSEIVDLLELTGRLMELHDRDAFRTRTFQTAAFNLDKTTADLAQLSVDELTKLPGVGKSVAGKIREIVETGHLTDLDELLAQTPSGVLDMFRIKGLGVKKVRTLWQELGIDNLRDLKLAGENGQIAKIKGFGANTQEKILTALEFLQEQQGKVRMDKAAMIANVLHDELIKHFERVEISGQVRRKAQEVDTVQLLVQTSDPISAMKTLDNLANLEQNEPESSPFVWRGKLEGFDVLVELPLYPAEQINRQLFIQTATDSHLQQVGNGGFPLLQIAQTSTMAEVEAETAEVEAAIYARAGLPYIVPEMREDDFAFRWASRHRNDELVTWEDLRGTLHNHSTWSDGKQSVADMAAYCRELGLTYFGIADHSKTASYANGLDSDRVRQQQLEIDQLNAGFGQDFRIFKGIESDILGDGSLDYDEATLATFDYVVASVHQTLTMSLEKATTRLLRAIENPYTTILGHPTGRLLLAREGYPIDHRAIIDACAEHQVVIEINASPYRLDIDWHWIDYAMQKGVMLSINPDAHDLVGLLDMHYGVAIGRKGGLTRAMTFNALTLTEMSDYLQRRREAKIK, from the coding sequence ATGACCAATTCCGAAATCGTTGATCTACTCGAACTAACGGGTCGACTAATGGAACTCCATGACCGTGATGCCTTCCGCACACGGACTTTTCAGACGGCCGCGTTCAATCTGGACAAAACCACCGCTGATCTGGCCCAGCTATCGGTCGATGAGCTAACCAAACTGCCCGGTGTTGGCAAGTCAGTGGCTGGTAAAATCCGTGAAATCGTCGAGACCGGACACCTAACCGATCTAGACGAGCTATTGGCTCAGACGCCGTCGGGTGTTCTGGATATGTTCCGGATCAAAGGATTGGGCGTTAAGAAGGTACGGACCCTCTGGCAGGAATTGGGTATCGACAATCTTCGTGACCTGAAATTAGCAGGCGAAAACGGCCAGATTGCTAAGATTAAGGGGTTCGGTGCCAATACGCAGGAGAAAATTCTGACGGCCCTGGAGTTTTTACAGGAACAGCAGGGAAAGGTTCGCATGGACAAAGCAGCCATGATTGCCAATGTGCTGCACGATGAACTAATAAAACACTTCGAGCGGGTCGAGATCAGCGGTCAGGTCCGCAGGAAGGCACAAGAGGTCGATACGGTACAATTGCTGGTACAGACCAGTGATCCAATTTCTGCGATGAAGACACTGGACAATCTGGCCAATCTGGAGCAGAACGAGCCCGAGTCGTCGCCGTTTGTATGGCGGGGAAAACTGGAGGGATTCGACGTACTGGTTGAATTGCCGTTGTATCCGGCCGAACAGATAAACCGGCAGCTATTCATTCAAACGGCAACCGATTCGCATCTGCAACAAGTCGGTAATGGCGGATTTCCGTTATTGCAGATCGCCCAAACCAGCACGATGGCCGAAGTTGAAGCAGAAACGGCTGAGGTTGAAGCGGCCATTTATGCCCGAGCGGGTCTGCCCTACATTGTACCCGAAATGCGGGAGGATGACTTCGCGTTTCGCTGGGCCAGTCGTCATCGCAATGACGAGCTTGTGACCTGGGAAGATCTGCGCGGAACTCTTCATAACCATAGCACCTGGTCGGACGGGAAACAGTCGGTTGCGGATATGGCGGCTTATTGCCGTGAACTGGGCCTGACCTACTTTGGTATTGCCGACCACTCAAAAACGGCTTCCTATGCCAACGGTCTCGACAGCGACCGGGTTCGACAGCAACAACTTGAGATCGATCAGCTCAATGCTGGTTTTGGTCAGGACTTTCGCATTTTTAAGGGTATCGAATCCGACATTCTGGGCGATGGTTCTCTGGATTACGACGAGGCTACGCTGGCGACCTTCGATTATGTTGTCGCATCGGTGCACCAGACCCTGACCATGTCGCTCGAAAAAGCGACAACGCGATTACTACGGGCAATCGAAAACCCCTATACAACGATTCTGGGACATCCGACCGGCCGTCTGCTACTGGCCCGCGAAGGCTATCCCATCGATCACCGGGCTATCATCGACGCCTGCGCGGAGCATCAGGTTGTGATCGAAATCAACGCCAGCCCCTACCGGCTCGATATCGATTGGCACTGGATCGATTATGCCATGCAGAAGGGAGTGATGCTGAGCATTAACCCCGATGCGCACGATCTGGTCGGGCTGCTCGACATGCACTACGGCGTAGCCATCGGCCGGAAAGGTGGGCTGACCCGCGCCATGACCTTCAATGCCCTGACACTGACTGAAATGAGCGACTATCTGCAACGACGACGGGAGGCTAAAATAAAATAG
- a CDS encoding thymidylate synthase, with protein sequence MQQYHDLLRHVLANGTRKTDRTGTGTISVFGYQMRFNLQAGFPLLTTKKVHTKSIIHELLWFIKGDTNIKYLKDNGVSIWDEWADENGDLGPVYGRQWRSWAATDGRMIDQLSDVLKQLKNSPDSRRMIVSAWNPADVPGMALPPCHALFQFYVADGKLSCQLYQRSADVFLGVPFNIASYALLTMMIAQECGLEPYEFIWTGGDTHLYLNHLEQVETQLSREPRPLPTMHLNPSVKSVFDFTYEDFTLENYNPYPAIKAPVAV encoded by the coding sequence ATGCAACAATACCACGACCTACTGCGCCATGTTCTCGCTAATGGCACCCGCAAAACCGATCGCACCGGCACCGGTACCATCAGCGTATTCGGTTATCAGATGCGTTTCAATCTGCAGGCGGGCTTTCCGTTACTGACAACCAAAAAGGTTCATACGAAGTCAATTATCCATGAACTACTGTGGTTCATCAAAGGAGATACCAATATTAAATACCTGAAAGACAACGGGGTTTCGATCTGGGATGAATGGGCCGACGAGAACGGTGACCTGGGGCCGGTTTATGGTCGTCAATGGCGAAGCTGGGCGGCTACCGATGGGCGTATGATCGATCAGCTGAGCGATGTTTTGAAGCAGTTAAAAAATTCGCCCGATTCGCGCCGGATGATCGTATCGGCCTGGAATCCAGCGGATGTGCCAGGCATGGCCTTGCCGCCCTGTCATGCTTTATTTCAGTTTTATGTGGCCGATGGCAAGCTGTCCTGTCAGCTTTATCAGCGTAGCGCCGATGTTTTTCTAGGCGTTCCCTTCAACATTGCGTCTTATGCATTATTGACAATGATGATCGCTCAGGAGTGTGGTCTGGAACCGTATGAGTTTATCTGGACCGGTGGCGATACGCATCTCTATCTAAATCACCTGGAGCAGGTCGAAACACAACTATCCCGCGAACCACGCCCATTGCCTACCATGCATCTGAATCCTTCTGTGAAATCGGTATTTGACTTTACGTATGAGGATTTTACCCTGGAGAATTACAACCCATATCCAGCCATTAAAGCGCCAGTAGCCGTTTAG
- a CDS encoding 2TM domain-containing protein, whose protein sequence is MESTDQKPADRDPYLWKQAKARVGFRMHLRSYLIVNSTLWIIWAVLSFAFRSPSHWGFIFPWPIFPTLGWGIGLASHYFGVYRGGSEKDMIEQEYQKLTSQQR, encoded by the coding sequence ATGGAATCTACTGATCAAAAACCTGCTGACCGCGACCCCTATTTATGGAAACAGGCCAAAGCCCGCGTTGGCTTTCGGATGCATTTACGGTCTTATTTAATCGTCAATAGTACGCTCTGGATTATCTGGGCCGTTTTATCATTCGCCTTTCGTTCACCAAGCCATTGGGGATTCATTTTCCCCTGGCCCATCTTCCCTACACTTGGCTGGGGTATTGGCCTGGCTTCGCATTACTTTGGTGTTTACCGGGGTGGTAGCGAAAAAGACATGATCGAACAGGAATACCAGAAGTTAACGAGTCAACAACGATGA